One Endozoicomonas gorgoniicola DNA window includes the following coding sequences:
- a CDS encoding HNH endonuclease: protein MRDQEFVSVLNSFGGSSFSTFEFAKEYSSQYPDSWGEIIEKYNEGGKGSGTHFSAYSRIAHFLNKRFHNEELEKLDYRKAPEGWGSPVIRYWSESKQEGVVDAEIVTEGAKMQVTVNIYERSRAARTRCIEKWGIKCCVCEFDFEAVYGSAGAGFIHVHHITPISEIGEEYVLDPAKDLRPVCPNCHAMIHREKPALTLKDLKALMQ, encoded by the coding sequence ATGAGAGATCAAGAGTTTGTATCAGTTTTAAACTCATTTGGCGGGAGTTCATTTTCAACTTTCGAGTTTGCAAAAGAATACAGCTCCCAATATCCAGATAGCTGGGGTGAAATCATTGAGAAATATAATGAAGGTGGTAAGGGATCAGGAACCCATTTCAGTGCGTACAGTCGTATTGCCCACTTCCTGAACAAACGATTCCATAATGAAGAGCTCGAGAAGCTTGACTACCGTAAAGCACCAGAAGGCTGGGGAAGTCCGGTTATTCGATACTGGAGTGAAAGCAAGCAAGAAGGAGTAGTTGACGCTGAGATAGTTACTGAAGGTGCAAAAATGCAAGTTACAGTCAATATCTACGAAAGAAGTCGCGCGGCAAGAACAAGATGCATTGAGAAATGGGGGATAAAGTGCTGCGTGTGCGAATTTGACTTTGAAGCTGTTTACGGAAGTGCTGGTGCAGGCTTCATTCATGTTCATCACATTACACCTATCTCAGAGATCGGGGAAGAGTATGTGCTTGATCCAGCCAAAGACCTGAGACCAGTCTGCCCAAACTGCCACGCAATGATTCATAGAGAAAAGCCTGCTCTGACACTAAAAGACCTTAAAGCCCTTATGCAATAA
- a CDS encoding phage baseplate assembly protein V translates to MNMNGSFELVELARKLANLARPGRVQAVRYDPPAVRVEIGDLVTAWLPPLVARAGNNRSWDMPEVSEPADLKVTATEPSFFSEWLSLPKKWG, encoded by the coding sequence ATGAATATGAACGGATCGTTTGAGTTGGTGGAGCTGGCCCGCAAGCTGGCTAACCTGGCTCGCCCTGGCCGGGTACAGGCGGTGCGTTACGATCCGCCAGCGGTACGGGTGGAAATTGGCGATCTGGTTACGGCCTGGCTACCGCCACTGGTGGCCAGAGCAGGCAATAACCGCAGCTGGGATATGCCGGAAGTGAGCGAGCCAGCGGACCTGAAAGTAACAGCCACCGAACCTAGTTTCTTTTCAGAATGGTTGAGTTTGCCAAAAAAGTGGGGCTGA
- a CDS encoding PcfJ domain-containing protein yields MEVTSTFQKVSADHPSQKIHWCEQRQRLEIDWSDTLGYPCKLYVNSWKNGSEWWSQLADEVHRPEVFSEPGLNLLAKTDSLAITHWQSTIPENLLLALQPFRLWNFSLLQMAFQWREMRDLIDSNPALVWLVREYADTHNLSHSRLRRLLNLKQHQILKNIGLTGTKSSVRSLRRIQVESYNPSMAELVRQLWRQPEIVEQFKHQQKIDRPFMRLIQRLPWIAGRPLAKTLDTIECHWRYEELIQRVIDTRSMSQNDPEVEERLACARSFAAVENLHRRAIETFNVRNQGRLARVTALADDDGDFLPFPDPPDPGTADIQPILTPQALLDEGRRMEHCVGSYIRTVQDGNYFVYHMKSPEPLTIGVRVRQGRITNYDQIEGVQNCRPTEEAKNKMLAWITAAVSKRTSLIA; encoded by the coding sequence ATGGAAGTAACAAGTACCTTTCAAAAGGTAAGTGCAGATCACCCTTCTCAAAAAATTCACTGGTGTGAACAGCGGCAAAGACTGGAAATTGACTGGTCTGACACTCTTGGCTATCCCTGCAAGTTGTATGTAAATAGTTGGAAAAATGGTTCTGAGTGGTGGTCTCAGCTGGCCGATGAAGTTCACCGCCCGGAGGTATTTTCTGAGCCTGGCCTGAATCTGCTGGCGAAGACAGACAGCCTGGCCATAACCCATTGGCAATCCACTATTCCGGAAAATTTACTTCTTGCCCTGCAACCCTTTCGTCTATGGAATTTTTCACTGTTACAAATGGCCTTTCAGTGGCGGGAAATGAGAGACCTGATTGATTCTAATCCTGCACTGGTATGGTTGGTAAGAGAATATGCAGATACTCATAATTTATCCCATAGCAGGCTCCGGCGGTTACTGAACCTCAAACAGCACCAGATCTTAAAAAACATCGGGCTAACCGGGACAAAATCGTCGGTGCGTTCACTTCGGCGTATTCAGGTTGAAAGCTACAACCCTTCAATGGCGGAGCTGGTGAGACAGTTATGGCGTCAGCCTGAGATTGTTGAGCAATTTAAACACCAGCAGAAAATTGATCGGCCATTTATGCGCCTTATTCAAAGGTTGCCCTGGATTGCCGGAAGGCCGCTTGCTAAAACCCTTGATACTATTGAATGCCATTGGCGGTACGAAGAGCTGATTCAACGGGTTATTGATACCCGTTCTATGTCCCAGAACGATCCGGAAGTGGAGGAAAGACTAGCCTGTGCCCGGAGCTTTGCTGCCGTTGAGAATCTCCACAGACGTGCCATAGAGACGTTTAATGTTCGCAATCAGGGACGATTAGCCAGAGTCACGGCTCTCGCTGATGATGACGGCGATTTCTTGCCCTTTCCTGATCCACCAGATCCCGGCACAGCGGATATCCAGCCAATACTCACTCCTCAGGCTCTGCTCGATGAAGGCAGGAGGATGGAGCATTGTGTCGGAAGCTATATTCGAACCGTCCAGGATGGCAATTATTTCGTTTATCATATGAAGTCACCAGAGCCTCTCACTATTGGTGTTCGGGTGAGGCAGGGGCGCATTACAAACTATGACCAGATTGAAGGGGTTCAAAATTGCAGGCCAACGGAAGAGGCAAAAAACAAGATGTTGGCCTGGATAACTGCGGCTGTATCTAAAAGAACTTCTCTTATTGCATAA
- a CDS encoding ISAzo13-like element transposase-related protein: protein MVEFAKKVGLKVRLVYYPPYHSKYNPIERGWSYLENHWNGSLLNTVTSVLEWTKAMVWKCITR, encoded by the coding sequence ATGGTTGAGTTTGCCAAAAAAGTGGGGCTGAAAGTACGTCTGGTTTACTACCCCCCCTACCACAGCAAGTACAATCCGATTGAACGAGGCTGGTCTTATCTTGAGAACCATTGGAATGGCAGCCTTCTAAACACAGTAACGTCTGTTTTAGAGTGGACAAAGGCAATGGTATGGAAATGCATAACCCGATAG